The sequence NNNNNNNNNNNNNNNNNNNNNNNNNNNNNNNNNNNNNNNNNNNNNNNNNNNNNNNNNNNNNNNNNNNNNNNNNNNNNNNNNNNNNNNNNNNNNNNNNNNNNNNNNNNNNNNNNNNNNNNNNNNNNNNNNNNNNNNNNNNNNNNNNNNNNNNNNNNNNNNNNNNNNNNNNNNNNNNNNNNNNNNNNNNNNNNNNNNNNNNNNNNNNNNNNNNNNNNNNNNNNNNNNNNNNNNNNNNNNNNNNNNNNNNNNNNNNNNNNNNNNNNNNNNNNNNNNNNNNNNNNNNNNNNNNNNNNNNNNNNNNNNNNNNNNNNNNNNNNNNNNNNNNNNNNNNNNNNNNNNNNNNNNNNNNNNNNNNNNNNNNNNNNNNNNNNNNNNNNNNNNNNNNNNNNNNNNNNNNNNNNNNNNNNNNNNNNNNNNNNNNNNNNNNNNNNNNNNNNNNNNNNNNNNNNNNNNNNNNNNNNNNNNNNNNNNNNNNNNNNNNNNNNNNNNNNNNNNNNNNNNNNNNNNNNNNNNNNNNNNNNNNNNNNNNNNNNNNNNNNNNNNNNNNNNNNNNNNNNNNNNNNNNNNNNNNNNNNNNNNNNNNNNNNNNNNNNNNNNNNNNNNNNNNNNNNNNNNNNNNNNNNNNNNNNNNNNNNNNNNNNNNNNNNNNNNNNNNNNNNNNNNNNNNNNNNNNNNNNNNNNNNNNNNNNNNNNNNNNNNNNNNNNNNNNNNNNNNNNNNNNNNNNNNNNNNNNNNNNNNNNNNNNNNNNNNNNNNNNNNNNNNNNNNNNNNNNNNNNNNNNNNNNNNNNNNNNNNNNNNNNNNNNNNNNNNNNNNNNNNNNNNNNNNNNNNNNNNNNNNNNNNNNNNNNNNNNNNNNNNNNNNNNNNNNNNNNNNNNNNNNNNNNNNNNNNNNNNNNNNNNNNNNNNNNNNNNNNNNNNNNNNNNNNNNNNNNNNNNNNNNNNNNNNNNNNNNNNNNNNNNNNNNNNNNNNNNNNNNNNNNNNNNNNNNNNNNNNNNNNNNNNNNNNNNNNNNNNNNNNNNNNNNNNNNNNNNNNNNNNNNNNNNNNNNNNNNNNNNNNNNNNNNNNNNNNNNNNNNNNNNNNNNNNNNNNNNNNNNNNNNNNNNNNNNNNNNNNNNNNNNNNNNNNNNNNNNNNNNNNNNNNNNNNNNNNNNNNNNNNNNNNNNNNNNNNNNNNNNNNNNNNNNNNNNNNNNNNNNNNNNNNNNNNNNNNNNNNNNNNNNNNNNNNNNNNNNNNNNNNNNNNNNNNNNNNNNNNNNNNNNNNNNNNNNNNNNNNNNNNNNNNNNNNNNNNNNNNNNNNNNNNNNNNNNNNNNNNNNNNNNNNNNNNNNNNNNNNNNNNNNNNNNNNNNNTCCCTTTATTTTTAGTGcaccaaaatccaaaatgttaatttaaatattatcatGAATTTAGGGGCCAGTCTTGAATTACTTCTAACGTGAACATTATGAGTAAAgtattctattttgattttcttgcaATCATTGAATCTTTGCCACAAGTAATAAAggagtttataattttattattatttgttacaCAAAAGGTCTCTAGATTTCGAATTTCCTTATCCAGTCAAATATGATCGCGTCTCCACCTTACCCTTCTTATTAGGACTAGGAATTTTATGTGCTTAGTCCAGGCCTGATCTAAATTCAACGCCCAATCGTGTCCTTTCTTTTGTATAGTGTCCGAAGCCAAAATGAATAATAAACGAAAAATATAAataccttgttttttttttttttttgacaacaaatacCTTGTTCATAACCTAAATCCCTAGATCTGGAAAATATCTTTCGAGGGTCGGAAACCGTAGCCAGCTGCTCTTCTAAAACGTAACCATGGAAGGATCCACCGTGAAAGTAATCTTCTTAATTCTCTTTATGGATTTCTTCTTACGCACTCTTCTTTAATTAAACCTTTGTTGTTTGTCTATGAATTGTTTCATCACAAGAAGGGAAGAAAAATATTNNNNNNNNNNNNNNNNNNNNNNNNNNNNNNNNNNNNNNNNNNNNNNNNNNNNNNNNNNNNNNNNNNNNNNNNNNNNNNNNNNNNNNNNNNNNNNNNNNNNNNNNNNNNNNNNNNNNNNNNNNNNNNNNNNNNNNNNNNNNNNNNNNNNNNNNNNNNNNNNNNNNNNNNNNNNNNNNNNNNNNNNNNNNNNNNNNNNNNNNNNNNNNNNNNNNNNNNNNNNNNNNNNNNNNNNNNNNNNNNNNNNNNNNNNNNNNNNNNNNNNNNNNNNNNNNNNNNNNNNNNNNNNNNNNNNNNNNNNNNNNNNNNNNNNNNNNNNNNNNNNNNNNNNNNNNNNNNNNNNNNNNNNNNNNNNNNNNNNNNNNNNNNNNNNNNNNNNNNNNNNNNNNNNNNNNNNNNNNNNNNNNNNNNNNNNNNNNNNNNNNNNNNNNNNNNNNNNNNNNNNNNNNNNNNNNNNNNNNNNNNNNNNNNNNNNNNNNNNNNNNNNNNNNNNNNNNNNNNNNNNNNNNNNNNNNNNNNNNNNNNNNNNNNNNNNNNNNNNNNNNNNNNNNNNNNNNNNNNNNNNNNNNNNNNNNNNNNNNNNNNNNNNNNNNNNNNNNNNNNNNNNNNNNNNNNNNNNNNNNNNNNNNNNNNNNNNNNNNNNNNNNNNNNNNNNNNNNNNNNNNNNNNNNNNNNNNNNNNNNNNNNNNNNNNNNNNNNNNNNNNNNNNNNNNNNNNNNNNNNNNNNNNNNNNNNNNNNNNNNNNNNNNNNNNNNNNNNNNNNNNNNNNNNNNNNNNNNNNNNNNNNNNNNNNNNNNNNNNNNNNNNNNNNNNNNNNNNNNNNNNNNNNNNNNNNNNNNNNNNNNNNNNNNNNNNNNNNNNNNNNNNNNNNNNNNNNNNNNNNNNNNNNNNNNNNNNNNNNNNNNNNNNNNNNNNNNNNNNNNNNNttttttacgtttttttttgggtgcggAGATGtacaaagtatatattttgtttgtcgAATTGTTATTTCAGTGGGATTAGCAGGATTTGCGTCGAGGGATTTGACACTTCGCTTTATGCGTATGAGGTCGAGCTCGCGTTGACAAAACACTTCTCTTCATGCGGAAAGGTCACATATGTTAATGTCCGCAGAAACTATGAAAAGGGTACCCTCCacaggtttgtttgtttctgttctggctaattaataaattcttgCTTCGATAATTCCACCGAACTAATTGTTTTCCATCGGTGTGTTTCGTAACAGACATACCTACATCAATATTTACGGAGAAGGTGCCCTAGAGAAGGCGTTGCAACTTAGTGGAAAAAAAAGTGGTGGGAGCTGGATGGCGTGTATTCGCTAAGGAGGCACTGATGACGGTGTGTGGGGGAGATCCTCATACTGCTGAGTCAATCAAACACGCGCGTTCAGAACGCACGTAATACCATTTTCCTTTGTGGTGTTGTTATCGTTGTTTGTCATGTTGATTACATATTATCACTAACTCGATCGTCGTCTGTCTGTTAGTGTGGTAGTCGAGGGATATGACACTTCACTCCCTGAGATTGATCTCCAGATCGGGCTGACTAAATACTTCTCTTCATGTGGAGAGGTCAACCGTGTTACGATTCCGGCCTGGTTTGTggtttcttatataattttctgtCAAAGAGTTATCATTATTTTTACAAACTAATGGAAAAGACTTgccctcttttctttttacaggAAAGCTTACGTTTCTATTCGGGGAGAAGGCGCAGTAACAAAGGCCCGGGAACTAAGTGGACGTGACGTGGGAGGATGGAATATTACAGTTGTTCGTGTCTTGCCGCCATTGTTAGCCAAAAAAAACTTCCCAACATCCAGTACGTACTAACATATATGactttgttattttgtttaatctaATTCTTGGTAACAAAGTAAAAACCTCTCATTACGTAATTCATTTATTTCgtcgtttattttattttcaggtcGTTCTCATCCCAAAGTCAACATCCGCCGCCCCGCCCCAATTGCAAAGCGGATGCAGAAGACTAAGGAGTAGAATTCTCTTTCTTGGGATTAGGAGGAGACTCTGTTTGGTGTTTTAAACTCGTGATACACATAAAACTTATCAGCCTCCTTTCTTTCTCCATAATTATCACTTTcggttttcttttgtttttgtgtggatGTTAACAGCAATAATCATGGTACCAGCCTTCGTTATTTACCTCAATTAGTATTGTATTGTATGATGATCtctataaataatcatattatctGCCTTATTTCTTCTAAGCAGTATACGGTTCCATCGATTAGGTACGTAGCATTTTCGTTAAGATCATATCTTCTTCGtcagttgtgttttttgtttataagctcttaaactaattaatttttcgTCTCTTCCCATCTGCGccaaaaagagacaaaagaagatAGTAGATCAAATATTTATAGCAGGAATTTCATCATTTCACCAATCTTATTCTCTTTGGCACAGCCACAACTTCTGAGATCCATGGTGACTCCGACTCGGCCATACCAACACAGAGGGCAAAGAAAGTTTCTTTTGATCTCGAATCTGGAATAACCATATCTGACTAATTTATCTCCCTCCCACTGATTAGCCTGGTTCCATCTTTTGTACATCATCATCTGGACATAATCTAGAGCTTGAAGAAAAAGTCCTCGGCAGCAGATTTACCGTTTGCTTCTTGATCACACTCTCagtatcatcttcatctttctcattgGTGTGCATTGGCTCATATCCACATCATCGATGGCAATTCCTTCTTTatcctttctcttttatttttcgttCCAAACCATTATATATGCACTTGTTACTCATCTCATATCCATTGGCTCCTCCTCGCATGTGCACTGATCTATCATCTCTAAAGATAGGATCATATTTGCTTCCATGGAATGAAAATGAGCTGCAGTTGTCTGATCCTCCATCAAACCCAATTCccaacaaacaataataatttccATCGTTTCAATCATTTTATTGGGGATCCTTGAATAGTTGAATTAGAAGAAAAGCAtgaaacaaaggaaagaaaagtaTTAGGACGGACTCATTTGTCTTCTCAAGTGCACATTGTGGCAAACACATAATTTNNNNNNNNNNNNNNNNNNNNNNNNNNNNNNNNNNNNNNNNNNNNNNNNNNNNNNNNNNNNNNNNNNNNNNNNNNNNNNNNNNNNNNNNNNNNNNNNNNNNNNNNNNNNNNNNNNNNNNNNNNNNNNNNNNNNNNNNNNNNNNNNNNNNNNNNNNNNNNNNNNNNNNNNNNNNNNNNNNNNNNNNNNNNNNNNNNNNNNNNNNNNNNNNNNNNNNNNNNNNNNNNNNNNNNNNNNNNNNNNNNNNNNNNNNNNNNNNNNNNNNNNNNNNNNNNNNNNNNNNNNNNNNNNNNNNNNNNNNNNNNNNNNNNNNNNNNNNNNNNNNNNNNNNNNNNNNNNNNNNNNNNNNNNNNNNNNNNNNNNNNNNNNNNNNNNNNNNNNNNNNNNNNNNNNNNNNNNNNNNNNNNNNNNNNNNNNNNNNNNNNNNNNNNNNNNNNNNNNNNNNNNNNNNNNNNNNNNNNNNNNNNNNNNNNNNNNNNNNNNNNNNNNNNNNNNNNNNNNNNNNNNNNNNNNNNNNNNNNNNNNNNNNNNNNNNNNNNNNNNNNNNNNNNNNNNNNNNNNNNNNNNNNNNNNNNNNNNNNNNNNNNNNNNNNNNNNNNNNNNNNNNNNNNNNNNNNNNNNNNNNNNNNNNNNNNNNNNNNNNNNNNNNNNNNNNNNNNNNNNNNNNNNNNNNNNNNNNNNNNNNNNNNNNNNNNNNNNNNNNNNNNNNNNNNNNNNNNNNNNNNNNNNNNNNNNNNNNNNNNNNNNNNNNNNNNNNNNNNNNNNNNNNNNNNNNNNNNNNNNNNNNNNNNNNNNNNNNNNNNNNNNNNNNNNNNNNNNNNNNNNNNNNNNNNNNNNNNNNNNNNNNNNNNNNNNNNNNNNNNNNNNNNNNNNNNNNNNNNNNNNNNNNNNNNNNNNNNNNNNNNNNNNNNNNNNNNNNNNNNNNNNNNNNNNNNNNNNNNNNNNNNNNNNNNNNNNNNNNNNNNNNGCTTACCTATATACAATTCCACATTTACATTGACAATGAGAAAGGATCTCGAGATTCGTAGATGATAGctttaaatgtttatatatatgctcaCAATGAAAGTAACATAATTAAACTAGCCAACAAAAAGTCGAATTGAACTGTCACATGACCTAATCGCAGCTAAGAACCTAATTAATTACCTAAGCCAGTGAAACTAGTTGTGAGAAGTTCAAATTCTTAACTTAATCATTGGCACTCTTCGGTATGAAAATTTCTCTGTTAGACATCGATTGAATGAAACCACTGCTCTGGTCATATGCAAGAATCTGAGATACTTTGCCATGAGTCATAAACCTCAGCCGAGGTATCTACGGCGGGATTGAAACGATTACAActgattcggttcggtttactCGGTTTCATAATAATGTAAACCAACTGAAACCGAATATCAATTACCCTGTAACCCAACCGGTTTAATATAATTAGACTACTACTCGGTTTATTTTTCGGTTATTAAATAACTAACTACATAgttataaataaagaataataaaaaatcgAGTCAGGTGTGATATATATTCTTCTACATTCCATAACAATTTCTTTTACGTTAAAggcaaaaaaatcaagaaaataaaggcaaaaaaattaaaaaaaaagaaagcaatgtCAGTTCACGGATACAATTTGGTATGCACTTTCTGGTACATTAAATATTGTGCaagtaattaattttgagatatgttttttaaaaatgatcaatataaaatacattaatatatatttttttggttaatataagTACGTATATACGTAATggactaaatatattaaatttaagtaAACTTTGTGGACTTTGTATTACCAAAATTCATGTAAACAAAGTGTACACATAGTAGCTAGTTACAaattattctttgttaaatttaattaattttgagacgtttttaaaaatgatcaatgtaaaatacatgaatatatatatttttggttaatataagtttgtatatatgtaatggactaaatatattaaatttaagtaAACTATGTGGACTTTATATTACCAAAATTCATCTAAACAAAGTGTACACATAGTACACATATATAGCTAGTAACAAATtacttaaaacttttttattttgtaaattagatGATTAAtccttttgtaaaatataatatatatatatatataagatttaaagttatacattttttttgttaaacattatatattccCTTTATTTTTACTGcaacaatatccaaaatattatcatgaatTTAGGGGGAAGTCATAAATTACTTCTAactatttattttgaaaacaaaaaagttattaaatatattacaacttttgtttttatatcacaaaattCTGATACGAAACAAACATCAAGCTCATCCTACTAATATTAGgagattgaagaaaaagaagatttttttgcCTTAATTTTCTGGACAATCTCAGTGGTtatcatattataaactttATTAGTTCTTTTTTGTAAGTTAGGCCAAAAATACATTGTCAATAAGGTCtttgtagtatagtggtaagtattcccaCCTCTCACATGACCTAATCGCAGCTAAGAACCTAATTAATTACCTAAGCCAGTGAAACTAGTTGTGAGAAGTTCAAATTCTTAACTTAATCATTGGCACTCTTCGGTATGAAAATTTCTCTGTTAGACATCGATTGAATGAAACCACTGCTCTGGTCATATGCAAGAATCTGAGATACTCTGCCATGAGTCATAAACCTCAGCCGAGGTATCTATGGCGGGATTGAAACGATTACAActgattcggttcggtttactCGGTTTCATAATAATGTAAACCGACTGAAACCGAATATCAATTACCCTGTAACCCAACCGGTTTAATATAATTAGATTACTACTCGGTTTATTTTTCGGTTATTAAATAACTAACTACATAgttataaataaagaataataaaaaatcgAGTCAGGTGtgatatatattctttttcattccataataatttctttaacgttaaaggcaaaaaaatcaagaaaataaaagcaaaaaaattaaaaaaaaagaaagcaatgtCAGTTCACAGATACAATTTGGTATGCACTTTCTGGTACATTAAATATTGTGCaagtaattaattttgagatatgttttttaaaaatgatcaatataaaata comes from Camelina sativa cultivar DH55 chromosome 19, Cs, whole genome shotgun sequence and encodes:
- the LOC104763791 gene encoding nucleolin 1-like, translated to MTVCGGDPHTAESIKHARSERTVVVEGYDTSLPEIDLQIGLTKYFSSCGEVNRVTIPAWKAYVSIRGEGAVTKARELSGRDVGGWNITVVRVLPPLLAKKNFPTSSRSHPKVNIRRPAPIAKRMQKTKE